A stretch of the Thiomicrospira pelophila DSM 1534 genome encodes the following:
- a CDS encoding glycosyltransferase, producing the protein MRRTVRKRVVFGLIAMIVAILGYRLYLFFIETDFQSVHGHQLGAIEQPLKDQAYRFAVVGNINNSVGLFERNMIPLLNRDEAAFVISAGNAVSGGGEDKYRALYRTLQHLEKPYLLTVGPNETDALGAVHFYRHFGPFFYTLSQGNQFFAFLDGTSEETYRFQLQWLEKRLKQTQAQNRFVFIAQPLWDVGEEPAVDFDSQYLAQDAASEDFREGLMALFERYQVDVVFSANLHLFDQREKNGVRYVTTGGAGGLVINDDISYYHYVAVDVDGDQINIHEHKLDIGQHPVMKHLESLWFFVHSLFYVGHLNFLLIMALLIIIAVKLYGAVFEEKDYYPNYDLDLSPFLKRPLRIAMMTNNYLPFVGGVPISIARLARGLVAKGHSVLVVAPDYQAKDQAQQDQSLADGFEVVRLPSWLKLGAGQPFRLASLFSSRVKKAFQAFSPDLIHVHHPFWLGRLGLIWGRRLGVPVVLTYHTRLEHYAHFVPLPSPLFRNVIVHGAVRRFSNRCDAVIVPTASAEEYLRLIGVKRPIYVHPTGIEYSAFQQADTQNISTLKQRWGIEPEQIVLVSVARLSQEKNFEFMLQALASLKAKTDKPFKCLIVGEGESRETLQAQIDTLGLTDRVLLVGKVPPDQMPSLYQLGDIFVFASRSETQGMVILEAMAGGLPVVAVRASGIDDVIEQNQTGIKTPENYQAWSKAVQTLLEDNNQRQRMSEAAQAFAKEFDIEPYAASVHQTYAEILAEYAQVKISRKKRL; encoded by the coding sequence ATGCGTCGAACGGTACGTAAGCGAGTGGTGTTTGGATTGATTGCGATGATTGTCGCCATTTTAGGTTATCGGCTTTACCTGTTCTTCATCGAAACCGACTTTCAATCCGTGCATGGACATCAACTGGGCGCGATTGAACAACCGTTAAAGGATCAAGCTTACCGCTTTGCTGTAGTAGGTAACATCAATAATTCAGTCGGTTTGTTTGAGCGTAATATGATCCCTTTGCTAAATCGCGATGAAGCGGCGTTTGTTATCTCGGCGGGCAATGCGGTTAGTGGCGGTGGTGAAGATAAATATCGTGCTTTATATCGCACACTGCAACATTTAGAAAAACCTTATTTACTCACGGTTGGACCTAATGAAACCGATGCACTGGGGGCGGTACATTTTTACCGTCATTTTGGACCATTTTTTTACACGCTTAGTCAGGGCAATCAGTTTTTTGCGTTTTTAGATGGCACCAGTGAAGAAACCTACCGTTTTCAATTGCAATGGCTGGAAAAACGGCTAAAACAAACCCAAGCCCAAAATCGTTTTGTATTTATCGCCCAGCCCTTGTGGGATGTCGGTGAAGAACCAGCGGTAGACTTCGATAGCCAATATCTAGCACAAGATGCCGCTTCTGAGGATTTTCGGGAGGGTTTAATGGCCCTGTTTGAACGTTATCAAGTCGACGTGGTTTTTTCAGCTAATCTGCACCTATTTGATCAGCGCGAGAAAAACGGCGTGCGTTATGTCACTACCGGTGGAGCAGGCGGTTTGGTGATAAATGATGACATCAGTTATTACCATTATGTCGCGGTCGATGTGGATGGCGATCAAATAAACATACATGAACACAAACTCGACATCGGCCAGCACCCGGTGATGAAACATCTCGAAAGCCTGTGGTTTTTTGTGCATTCGCTGTTTTATGTGGGGCACCTTAATTTTCTATTGATTATGGCGCTGCTGATCATTATCGCTGTCAAACTTTATGGCGCGGTGTTTGAAGAAAAAGACTACTACCCAAATTACGATCTCGACCTGAGCCCGTTTCTAAAACGTCCTTTGCGCATTGCGATGATGACTAATAATTACCTGCCGTTTGTCGGCGGCGTGCCCATTTCAATTGCACGTTTGGCGAGGGGGCTGGTGGCAAAAGGCCATTCAGTATTAGTGGTCGCGCCTGATTATCAGGCAAAGGACCAGGCTCAACAAGACCAATCCTTGGCGGATGGATTTGAGGTGGTTCGATTGCCGTCATGGCTCAAGCTTGGCGCCGGTCAACCGTTCCGGTTGGCGAGTTTATTTTCCTCGCGCGTCAAAAAAGCCTTTCAAGCCTTTTCGCCCGATCTTATACACGTGCATCATCCCTTTTGGCTAGGCCGCCTCGGGCTTATCTGGGGGCGGCGACTTGGTGTGCCGGTGGTGCTGACTTACCACACACGACTAGAGCATTACGCGCATTTTGTGCCGCTGCCCAGTCCACTGTTCCGTAATGTGATTGTTCATGGCGCGGTGCGGCGTTTTTCTAATCGTTGCGATGCGGTGATTGTGCCTACCGCTTCGGCGGAAGAATACCTGCGATTAATCGGCGTTAAACGCCCAATTTATGTGCATCCAACCGGGATTGAATATTCAGCGTTTCAGCAAGCCGACACGCAAAATATATCAACACTCAAACAGCGCTGGGGGATTGAACCAGAGCAAATCGTACTTGTGTCCGTGGCGCGGTTAAGCCAGGAAAAAAACTTTGAATTTATGCTGCAAGCTTTAGCCAGCCTAAAAGCGAAGACAGACAAACCGTTTAAATGTTTAATTGTGGGGGAGGGCGAATCACGCGAAACCTTGCAAGCGCAAATTGATACTCTAGGTTTAACTGATAGGGTCTTGTTGGTCGGGAAAGTGCCACCGGATCAAATGCCATCTTTATATCAATTGGGCGACATTTTTGTATTTGCGTCGCGCTCAGAAACCCAAGGCATGGTGATTCTTGAAGCCATGGCGGGCGGATTACCGGTCGTCGCTGTTCGAGCCAGCGGCATTGATGACGTGATTGAACAAAACCAAACTGGCATCAAAACTCCAGAGAACTACCAGGCCTGGTCCAAAGCCGTACAAACCCTACTCGAAGACAATAACCAACGCCAGCGTATGAGCGAGGCCGCGCAAGCGTTCGCCAAGGAATTCGACATTGAACCCTACGCGGCAAGCGTGCACCAAACTTATGCCGAAATCTTAGCGGAATACGCTCAAGTAAAAATAAGCCGAAAAAAGCGGTTATAA
- the ppk1 gene encoding polyphosphate kinase 1, translating to MNTTPEQPEQTVQPVYFNRERSLLEFNRRVLAQAKNPEIPLLERLKFLCISSSNMDEFFEVRLASLMELSKDPGARTQPDNMAPKEAITMLTEVAHEVVKDQYNTLNHILIPALEKENIRFVRRNHWNDKQKEWIRNYFLDSLKPVLSPMGLDPSHPFPKILNKSLNFIVSLEGKDAFGRSNGLAIVQVPRSLPRLIKLPPEATDGENDFVFLSSVLHSNVANLFPGMTVTGCYQFRVTRNTNLFIDEEEVDDIMSALQGELYGRQFGDAIRLEVADNCPPAMVEYLMNRFKLDESALYQVRGPVNLHRLDAVPNMVNRPDLLFQPFSARQLTPPKNSKTAFRLFTRKKEADNLFEQIRDKDILLHHPYDAFAPVIDFLNQAAKDPDTLAIRMTLYRTGDKSAIIDALVRAAKNGKEVTAVVELRARFDEDNNIQQATRLQDAGVHVVYGVVGYKTHAKMILVVRREDQKLRHYVHLGTGNYHHITSRFYTDFGLFTCRPAIGRDVTKIFQQLTSLGNTNDLEVVLQSPFTLHSGMLERIAREAENARQGKPARIIAKMNGLQEKQIIDALYAASQAGVQIDLIVRGICSLAPGVPGLSDNIRVRSIIGRFLEHHRVYYFENTGQEPQLYCSSADWMSRNLLARVETCFPILDADCFQQVFTEGLAIYLEDTTSSWELQPDGSYKLHELAPDEVAFNAQLSLVEKYSGQLES from the coding sequence ATGAACACGACCCCTGAACAACCCGAACAAACCGTTCAACCGGTTTACTTTAATCGCGAACGCAGCTTATTAGAATTTAATCGTCGCGTGTTGGCACAGGCCAAAAATCCAGAAATTCCATTACTCGAACGTTTGAAGTTTTTATGTATTTCTAGTAGCAACATGGATGAGTTTTTTGAAGTGCGTTTAGCCAGCCTAATGGAGTTATCCAAAGACCCGGGCGCACGTACTCAGCCTGACAATATGGCACCGAAGGAAGCCATAACCATGCTCACTGAAGTGGCGCATGAAGTCGTAAAAGATCAGTACAACACGCTCAACCATATTTTGATTCCAGCCTTGGAAAAAGAGAATATTCGATTTGTGCGTCGTAATCATTGGAACGATAAGCAAAAAGAATGGATTCGTAATTACTTTTTGGATTCACTCAAGCCGGTTTTAAGCCCGATGGGGCTTGACCCGTCACATCCTTTCCCAAAAATTCTAAACAAGAGTTTGAATTTTATTGTATCACTGGAAGGTAAAGATGCCTTTGGGCGTTCGAATGGTTTGGCGATTGTGCAGGTGCCACGCTCATTACCGCGCCTGATTAAATTGCCCCCCGAAGCCACGGACGGAGAAAACGATTTTGTGTTTTTATCTTCGGTTTTACACTCGAATGTAGCCAACTTATTCCCCGGCATGACGGTGACCGGCTGCTATCAGTTCCGTGTCACCCGTAACACTAACTTGTTTATAGACGAAGAAGAAGTCGACGACATTATGAGTGCACTGCAAGGCGAACTTTACGGCCGACAGTTTGGTGATGCGATTCGTTTAGAGGTAGCCGATAACTGCCCGCCCGCGATGGTGGAATATTTGATGAACCGCTTTAAGCTCGATGAAAGCGCCTTGTATCAAGTACGCGGCCCGGTCAACTTACACCGTCTGGATGCGGTGCCGAATATGGTAAATCGACCGGATTTGTTGTTCCAACCGTTTTCGGCGCGCCAATTAACACCGCCTAAAAACAGCAAAACCGCATTCCGTTTGTTTACCCGTAAAAAGGAAGCTGACAACCTATTTGAACAAATTCGTGACAAAGACATTTTGCTACATCACCCATACGATGCCTTTGCGCCGGTGATTGATTTCTTAAATCAAGCCGCCAAAGATCCGGACACCTTGGCAATTCGCATGACGTTATATCGCACGGGTGATAAGTCCGCGATTATTGATGCGCTGGTGCGTGCCGCCAAAAACGGCAAGGAAGTCACCGCCGTGGTGGAGTTGCGCGCACGTTTTGATGAAGATAACAATATTCAACAAGCGACCCGCTTACAGGATGCAGGCGTGCATGTGGTATATGGCGTGGTGGGCTATAAAACCCATGCCAAAATGATTTTGGTGGTACGACGTGAAGATCAAAAGTTGCGCCATTATGTGCATTTAGGCACCGGCAACTATCATCATATCACCAGCCGTTTTTATACCGATTTTGGTTTGTTTACTTGTCGTCCAGCGATTGGCCGCGACGTCACCAAAATATTCCAACAACTGACTAGCTTGGGCAATACGAATGACTTGGAAGTGGTATTGCAATCACCGTTTACTTTGCATAGTGGTATGTTGGAACGCATTGCACGCGAAGCCGAAAACGCGCGCCAAGGCAAGCCAGCTAGAATCATCGCCAAGATGAACGGTTTACAAGAAAAGCAGATTATCGATGCGCTGTATGCGGCCTCGCAAGCAGGCGTTCAAATCGACTTAATTGTGCGCGGCATTTGCAGCTTGGCTCCTGGGGTTCCCGGCCTATCGGACAATATTCGGGTGCGTTCGATCATTGGGCGTTTCTTAGAACATCACCGCGTATATTACTTTGAAAATACAGGTCAAGAACCGCAACTTTATTGCTCCAGTGCGGACTGGATGAGTCGGAACCTATTAGCGCGCGTTGAAACCTGTTTCCCTATTTTAGACGCGGATTGTTTTCAACAAGTCTTTACCGAAGGCTTGGCGATTTATCTGGAAGATACCACCTCGTCCTGGGAACTTCAGCCGGATGGCTCTTACAAACTGCATGAACTCGCGCCGGACGAAGTGGCGTTTAACGCACAACTTTCCTTGGTCGAAAAATACAGTGGCCAACTGGAATCTTGA
- a CDS encoding FeoA family protein: protein MPLSPIYLDSCLQDQTCTVISLHGELDAKLQLVNLGFHRHSHIKVILCRGDSLILNIDGSRFAIDRELAKKIEVELLS from the coding sequence ATGCCACTGTCCCCCATTTACTTAGACTCCTGCCTTCAAGATCAAACCTGCACGGTCATTTCATTGCATGGCGAGCTAGATGCTAAGTTGCAACTGGTGAACCTAGGTTTTCACCGCCATAGCCACATTAAGGTTATCTTATGTCGTGGAGACAGTCTTATTTTAAATATTGATGGCAGCCGTTTTGCGATTGACCGGGAACTGGCTAAAAAAATTGAAGTAGAACTCTTATCATGA
- the ppx gene encoding exopolyphosphatase, producing the protein MTTSSDNDLYAAIDLGSNSFHMIVAREVHGQLQVVDKHKEMVRLRSGLDELNNLSESAVTNALECLERFGQLIKNIPSQNVRAVGTNTLRNANNSRAFLIAARKALGHHIEIISGQEEARLIFLGVVHGLPSSDEQRLIMDIGGGSTEYIIGRGFSNNHLTSTEMGCVSFSSPYFDEDIVTSERMNKAISSARQILRPHRRILTNLGWDVAYGASGTIKSIGIILQENGWTDGHITLDGLQALRGEMIKAGSVQELKLNGLKDDRRPVLAAGLAILIATFEELNIQQMQVSSNALREGLVFDTLGRMFAEDSREASVRSMQNWMKVDAQQALHVAQSARKFFNQAHNIWHLHDSEYNYPKLLDWACQLHECGMALSYKRYRHHSAYLIEQSDMAGFTNQEKQMLAAMLLNHRGKFVVEAFENLLEPHNQKLIFLTVLLRLAVRIHRGRDLEVPEILLVIQEDNAIHLKFEDDWLKTHPLSLLDLEIEAKRLEAAGFSLSFA; encoded by the coding sequence ATGACGACTTCATCCGATAATGACCTTTATGCCGCGATAGACTTGGGATCAAACAGTTTCCACATGATTGTCGCGCGCGAAGTCCACGGCCAATTACAAGTGGTGGATAAACACAAAGAAATGGTTCGCTTACGCTCCGGCTTAGACGAACTCAATAACTTAAGTGAAAGCGCGGTTACCAATGCGCTAGAGTGTTTAGAACGCTTCGGCCAATTGATCAAAAATATCCCCAGCCAAAATGTCCGCGCCGTCGGCACCAATACCTTGCGCAACGCCAATAACAGCCGTGCGTTTTTAATCGCGGCCCGTAAAGCGCTCGGCCATCATATTGAAATTATTTCCGGTCAAGAAGAAGCTCGCCTGATCTTTTTAGGCGTGGTGCATGGCTTGCCTAGTAGTGATGAGCAACGCTTAATTATGGATATTGGTGGAGGCAGCACCGAATATATTATTGGACGCGGTTTCAGTAACAATCACCTAACCAGCACTGAAATGGGCTGCGTAAGTTTCAGCTCGCCGTATTTTGATGAAGATATCGTGACCTCTGAGCGCATGAATAAGGCGATTTCCAGTGCTCGGCAAATATTACGCCCGCATCGCCGCATTCTGACCAACTTAGGTTGGGATGTGGCTTATGGTGCCTCCGGCACAATTAAATCCATCGGCATTATATTGCAAGAAAACGGCTGGACAGATGGCCACATTACGCTCGATGGTCTACAAGCATTGCGCGGCGAAATGATTAAAGCCGGCAGTGTACAAGAGTTAAAACTAAATGGACTCAAAGACGATCGACGCCCAGTATTAGCGGCCGGCTTGGCGATCTTAATTGCTACCTTTGAAGAATTAAACATTCAACAAATGCAAGTAAGTTCCAACGCGTTACGTGAAGGTTTGGTGTTTGATACGTTAGGTCGTATGTTTGCCGAAGATTCGCGTGAAGCCAGTGTTCGCAGCATGCAAAACTGGATGAAAGTCGATGCTCAGCAAGCGCTTCATGTGGCCCAATCGGCCCGCAAGTTCTTTAATCAAGCACACAACATTTGGCATTTGCACGATAGCGAATACAATTATCCAAAGCTGTTAGATTGGGCTTGCCAATTGCACGAATGTGGCATGGCTTTGAGTTATAAACGCTATCGCCATCATTCGGCGTATTTAATTGAACAGTCGGACATGGCTGGTTTTACCAACCAAGAAAAACAAATGTTGGCGGCGATGTTGCTCAATCATCGCGGTAAATTTGTGGTGGAAGCTTTTGAAAACCTGCTGGAACCGCATAACCAAAAATTAATTTTCTTGACGGTATTACTGCGTTTAGCCGTGCGTATTCATCGTGGGCGGGATTTAGAAGTCCCAGAAATTTTATTGGTGATTCAAGAGGACAACGCGATACATCTTAAATTTGAGGACGATTGGCTTAAAACCCACCCACTATCTTTGCTGGATTTGGAGATCGAAGCCAAACGTCTTGAAGCGGCGGGTTTTAGTTTAAGTTTCGCTTAA
- a CDS encoding FeoC-like transcriptional regulator, giving the protein MILLELKQYIRKHGQVSSDSLTRHFDLSKDALDGLMAPLLQQGFIYRQTLTNKVCTTGCQTSCQVNSDYFYWSPHPLKPLAINVKVNQ; this is encoded by the coding sequence ATGATTTTGCTAGAACTGAAACAGTACATCCGCAAACACGGACAAGTATCCTCAGACAGTCTAACGCGGCATTTTGATCTATCTAAAGACGCACTCGACGGCTTAATGGCGCCTCTTTTACAGCAAGGTTTTATTTACCGCCAAACGCTAACCAATAAAGTGTGCACGACGGGTTGCCAAACTAGTTGCCAAGTCAATTCCGACTACTTTTATTGGAGTCCTCACCCACTCAAACCTCTGGCCATTAACGTTAAAGTAAACCAATAA
- a CDS encoding lysylphosphatidylglycerol synthase transmembrane domain-containing protein, translated as MAVLFIGLTALGILSVYLQVEGARWQWDNALLNPVFLLSAFGLLLVYFAADGLRLWFTLKALGYPIRLQDMAQLVFLNIFVSNITPLATGGGVAQVWFLRRHAVPVGVAMSATTIRTVLAILMIFSAAPILWTWLPELGGSARGIIQTGFWLAIGGYALGFFLVLFKTDWLIRLLLALMAGLCRINFLSYSRFVTIKRHWIREMRRFSRGFRLYFAGGWFWVSASVLSTAVFLIALFSFPALIFWALGYDFSYWIALAKMVVTTFIMYFSPTPGGSGIAEGVFGRFFSADLLTTHLVLAVVVWRALTIYFGMLIGLAVTFHWLRPKPASEKIGA; from the coding sequence ATGGCTGTTTTATTTATTGGGTTGACCGCACTTGGCATTTTGTCTGTTTACCTTCAAGTCGAAGGTGCCCGCTGGCAATGGGATAATGCACTTTTAAACCCCGTGTTTTTATTATCAGCTTTTGGGTTGTTGTTGGTGTATTTTGCCGCGGATGGTCTGCGGCTTTGGTTCACGCTTAAAGCTTTAGGCTATCCGATACGTTTGCAAGACATGGCACAGTTGGTGTTTTTAAATATTTTTGTATCCAATATTACACCGCTTGCTACTGGCGGTGGGGTGGCACAAGTTTGGTTTTTACGCCGCCATGCGGTGCCGGTCGGGGTGGCAATGAGCGCGACAACGATTCGCACCGTTTTAGCGATTCTAATGATCTTTAGTGCCGCCCCCATTCTATGGACTTGGTTGCCTGAATTAGGTGGTAGTGCGCGCGGCATTATTCAAACTGGGTTTTGGCTGGCGATAGGCGGGTATGCTTTAGGCTTTTTTCTCGTGTTGTTTAAAACGGATTGGCTAATACGGCTACTGCTCGCCCTTATGGCAGGTCTTTGTCGGATCAATTTTTTGTCCTATTCACGTTTTGTCACCATTAAGCGTCATTGGATTCGCGAGATGCGTCGCTTCAGCCGCGGTTTTCGACTTTATTTTGCGGGTGGATGGTTTTGGGTCAGTGCATCGGTATTAAGTACAGCGGTGTTTTTGATCGCCCTGTTTTCGTTTCCAGCGCTAATTTTCTGGGCACTGGGTTATGATTTTTCCTACTGGATAGCCCTCGCCAAAATGGTGGTAACCACCTTTATTATGTATTTTTCACCCACGCCGGGCGGGTCGGGTATTGCGGAAGGGGTGTTTGGCAGATTCTTTTCAGCTGATTTGCTAACCACGCATTTGGTATTAGCGGTGGTGGTCTGGCGAGCCTTAACCATTTATTTTGGCATGTTGATCGGACTGGCGGTCACCTTTCACTGGTTGCGACCTAAACCAGCCAGCGAAAAAATAGGAGCGTAA
- the feoB gene encoding Fe(2+) transporter permease subunit FeoB — protein MTIPVTSQSLKFHHQVALIGNPNCGKSTLFNRLTGSQQTTGNWPGVTVEQKTGQMHIAGQPYRVIDLPGVYSLETASRSGLDEKVARDFLTCQPPELVINVVDATSLERQLFLTAQLLHMGLPVVLVLNRMDLLAEHNLTIDLDKLSEKLGCPVIPISAYYNQGVDELKEQLPALLNKRANLHLDLPDTLHQSVHTLRDLQPMSNDSCWGTLQMLIKPETAPLEIRSFAQAEKIKLENHYKEDLALIAADLYFQFAHDAAHISEEHTNKFSRNMTDQIDKWVLHPLWGLPIFFAVMYLVFALSITIGNAFLDVFDLTAQAIFVDGFGALLQGLYAPDWVTMLLADGLGGGIQVVASFIPIIGALFLLLSILEESGYMQRAALNMDKFMRRIGLSGQAFIPLVVGFGCNIPAVMATRTLPDARDRIMTVMMTPFMSCSARLTVYVLFASAFFVDHAALIVFSLYMVGILAAILTAYILKNTLLPGEAPPLLLELPNYHKPAFINVLLNTRNRLKSFIVNAGKVIVVVVLLINFFNSLGTDGSFGNENQNNSVLSVAAKQVTPLFSPMGLTEENWPATVGLVTGVLAKEVVVGSLDALYQTMEQTPSQPMRAEDFDFFSALAEAFATVPNNIGGIISNLSDPLGLASLQSISNQEAAVETLDIQPNTLEKMAAYFGGPIAAYAYLLLILLYFPCVATLGAIKNELGTRWAVYSASWSLFLGYSVAVGFYQAMHFNLQPQTATMWLTAILLSYFVLYNWLKHLGKKPARRHLK, from the coding sequence ATGACCATTCCTGTAACTAGTCAAAGCCTCAAGTTTCACCACCAAGTCGCACTGATTGGCAACCCAAACTGTGGGAAGTCAACCTTATTTAACCGATTAACGGGATCTCAACAAACCACCGGTAACTGGCCTGGAGTAACGGTTGAACAAAAAACCGGACAAATGCACATTGCCGGCCAGCCTTACCGAGTAATTGACTTACCCGGCGTTTACAGTTTAGAAACGGCTTCACGATCCGGTTTAGATGAAAAGGTCGCGCGTGATTTTTTAACTTGTCAGCCGCCTGAGCTTGTTATTAACGTTGTTGATGCCACCAGTCTCGAACGTCAGTTATTTTTAACCGCTCAACTGCTGCACATGGGATTACCTGTGGTGTTGGTGCTTAATCGAATGGACCTATTGGCTGAGCACAATCTAACGATTGATCTCGACAAGTTAAGCGAAAAACTTGGCTGTCCAGTCATTCCTATTTCGGCTTATTACAACCAAGGGGTTGATGAGCTAAAAGAACAATTGCCCGCTCTATTAAATAAGCGCGCCAACTTACACTTAGATTTACCGGATACCTTGCATCAGTCGGTTCACACCTTGCGAGATTTGCAGCCCATGTCTAACGACTCATGTTGGGGCACCCTGCAAATGCTCATTAAACCCGAAACGGCGCCCTTAGAAATTCGTAGCTTTGCCCAAGCAGAAAAAATCAAGCTAGAAAATCATTATAAAGAAGACCTCGCGTTAATTGCGGCCGACTTATATTTCCAATTTGCCCACGATGCCGCGCATATTAGTGAAGAACACACTAATAAGTTCAGTCGAAACATGACCGACCAAATTGATAAGTGGGTTTTGCATCCGTTATGGGGGTTGCCGATTTTCTTTGCGGTCATGTATTTGGTTTTTGCCCTATCCATTACAATAGGCAATGCGTTTTTAGATGTGTTCGATTTGACGGCGCAGGCCATTTTTGTTGATGGCTTTGGTGCTTTGCTTCAGGGTCTATATGCACCTGACTGGGTCACCATGCTTCTCGCCGACGGTTTAGGAGGCGGTATTCAAGTAGTCGCCTCCTTTATTCCGATCATCGGTGCCTTGTTCTTATTGCTATCGATTCTGGAAGAATCGGGTTACATGCAACGAGCTGCGCTCAACATGGATAAATTTATGCGCCGAATTGGGCTGTCAGGGCAGGCTTTTATTCCGCTCGTGGTTGGGTTTGGCTGTAATATTCCGGCTGTAATGGCGACCCGAACCTTGCCAGATGCACGCGATCGAATCATGACGGTAATGATGACGCCGTTTATGTCGTGCAGTGCGCGGTTAACTGTCTATGTATTGTTTGCCAGCGCCTTTTTTGTTGATCACGCCGCTCTGATTGTTTTTTCACTTTATATGGTCGGAATATTGGCGGCGATTCTTACGGCTTATATTCTTAAAAACACCCTATTACCGGGCGAAGCACCGCCATTGTTACTCGAACTGCCGAACTATCACAAACCCGCTTTCATTAATGTTTTGCTCAATACCCGCAACCGTTTAAAAAGCTTTATTGTAAATGCCGGCAAGGTGATTGTAGTAGTGGTGTTGTTGATCAACTTTTTTAACAGCTTGGGAACCGACGGTTCGTTTGGCAACGAAAACCAAAACAACTCCGTTTTAAGTGTCGCCGCCAAGCAAGTCACCCCGCTATTTTCGCCTATGGGTCTAACCGAAGAAAATTGGCCCGCCACGGTAGGCTTAGTGACCGGCGTATTAGCCAAGGAAGTGGTCGTAGGCTCATTGGATGCGTTGTATCAAACCATGGAGCAAACACCCTCTCAACCTATGAGAGCTGAAGATTTTGACTTTTTTAGCGCTCTCGCAGAGGCTTTTGCCACGGTTCCTAATAATATTGGCGGCATTATCAGCAATCTTAGTGATCCATTAGGCTTAGCCTCACTTCAGTCAATCTCAAACCAAGAGGCCGCCGTAGAAACGTTGGATATTCAACCAAATACTTTAGAAAAAATGGCCGCCTATTTTGGCGGACCCATCGCGGCCTATGCTTATTTACTGTTGATTTTGTTGTACTTCCCCTGCGTTGCTACGCTAGGGGCCATCAAAAATGAACTGGGAACTCGCTGGGCCGTTTATAGTGCGTCCTGGAGTTTGTTTTTAGGTTACAGCGTAGCGGTCGGATTTTATCAAGCTATGCACTTTAACCTACAACCTCAAACCGCCACAATGTGGTTAACCGCGATTCTATTAAGTTATTTTGTGCTCTACAACTGGCTCAAACACCTGGGTAAAAAACCAGCGAGACGGCATTTAAAATGA
- a CDS encoding Nif11-like leader peptide family natural product precursor, which translates to MALDQMEAFIMKMQSDPALKTEVTAASTADDVARIAFKLGYEFSGDELLRMSGKKVGQATMYKKGLPGEYH; encoded by the coding sequence ATGGCCTTAGATCAAATGGAAGCCTTCATTATGAAAATGCAGTCTGATCCGGCGCTTAAAACTGAAGTCACAGCCGCGTCCACAGCGGATGATGTGGCGCGTATTGCGTTCAAGTTGGGTTATGAGTTTTCGGGTGATGAATTATTGCGCATGTCCGGCAAAAAAGTGGGGCAAGCTACCATGTACAAGAAAGGCCTACCGGGTGAATACCATTAA